The region GTTTTCCACCTGTGATTTCATCAGTTGCCCCTGTTGCGCGACCAGCTTGCGCCAGTGTACGAAAGGATTGGCAAGTCGGGCTGCTACCTGGGGATTAATCGCATCCAGTTCCAGGATCTTTTGCGCGGCCAGGGCATAGCCGGCACCATCGGCCCGGTGGAATGCAGTCGAATTGGCAATCGTAGAGCCCAGCAGCGACCTTGCCCGGTTTGGATTGGCTAGTGTGTAGGCTGAATGATCGAACAGGGGTTTAATTTCATCCAGCGCATTTTCCAGGCTGCTCGATCCAAGTACGCTAAACCATTTGTCCACCACCAGCGGGGTATCCTTCCACTGCTGATAAAACTGTGTAACGATCTGGTCACGTAACTCGTGCCGATAATGCACCACGATCTGCAAACAGGCAATCTGATCGGTCATGTTACTGGCCTGCGCAAACTGCGCTTTACAGCACTCGAAATAGTCGGACCTCTCGAGGTGCAACAGGTAGGCCAGGCACGCATTTTTCAATCGCCGGCCGGCGATCGCATCGGGATCCAGCCGGTACTCGCCGGTGTCAATACAGTCCCGGTAATGCGTTAGCATCCGGTCTTCATTGTGCGCCGCAATCTCCCGTTTCAGCGTTTCGCGAACTAACCGAACCCGGTGCACGTCGACCTGCTCCAGCATTTCACCGATATATCTCTCTCCCGGCAACACCAGCATCTCGGCGACCAGCGCTCGATCCATCGGGGATCGTTCCAGCACATCAGCAAAGGCAGCCAATAGCGGTTGCTGCAGTAGCGACCACTGATCGTCTTCCCGGTCCAGCATCGCCAGCATCACCCTGCTCGCCAACTGCTGAGATGCCTCCCAACGATTGAAAGGATCGCTGTCAAAAACCATCAACCGTGCGAGTTCGTCGTCATCCAGGTCTGTGGTCAGGATAATCGGGGCTGAAAAACCGCGAAACGCCGAAATCATGATCCCCGGCGGCATGTCATTAAACTGCAACAGCGTCTCGGGTTCCTTGATATCGACGATCTGTTCCTTTGTGCCGGCCTCGTCGAGTGGCATCGGATGACCCTCCGGGTCGAATAAAGCCAGCCGCATCGGCATGTGAAAGGCGCGATTCAGCTCCCCTTTGGTTGTACCGGCGCTCTGTATCACGGTCAGGGACAAAACACCGGTTTTCGAATCGTAATCGCGTTTGATTTCCACACGTGGTGTCCCGGACTGTTCGTACCAGCGCTGGAAGCGCGCCAGGTTGATTCCCGAGGCATCCTGCATCGCCGCGCGAAAATCATCGGTGGTAACCGCCTGGCCGTCATGGCGCTCGAAGTACAAGTCCATCCCCTTGCGGAAATTTTCCGCGCCCAGCAGGCAATGCATCATGCGTACAACTTCCGCACCCTTGTTATAAACCGTCGCGGTATAAAAGTTGTTGATTTCCTGGTAAGACGCCGGGCGCACGGGGTGCGCCATGGGACCCGCGTCCTCGCTGAACTGGTGGTTGCGTAAACCGCGCACGTCGCTGATACGCTGAATCGCACGGGAAAACATGTCGGCACTGAATTCCTGGTCACGAAACACGGTCAGGCCCTCTTTCAGGCTCAGCTGAAACCAGTCTCGACATGTGACCCGGTTACCTGTCCAGTTGTGAAAATACTCGTGCGCGATCACCCCTTCGATGGCCAGGTAATCATCATCCGTTGCGGTGTGCGAATTCGCCAGCACGTACTTGGTGTTGAATACGTTGAGTCCCTTGTTTTCCATCGCCCCCATGTTGAAATCATCCACCGCGACGATCATGTAAAGGTCGAGATCATATTCGAGACCATAAACCTCCTCATCCCAACGCATCGCTTTTTGCAGCGATCGCATCGCGTGATCACATTTGTCCCGATTATGGTGCTCGGTAAAGATTTGCAGCTGTACCTCCCATCCTGAACGCGTCGTGAACCGGTCCTCTATGCAGGCGAGATCCCCGGCAACCAGCGCAAACAAATAGCTCGGTTTTGGATACGGGTCGTGCCAGCTTACCCAGTGGCGATCATCGGTTTGCCCCCCGTCGACGCGGTTGCCGTTCGATAGCAATACAGGATAGGTACTTTTGTCGGCATGAATCTCGGTACTGAATACTGACATCACGTCGGGACGATCGAGGTAATAGGTAATGTAGCGAAAACCTTCCGCCTCGCACTGGGTACAAAAGTTTCCGTTCGAAAGGTAGAGACCCTCAAGGCGGGTATTTTCCGCGGCGTCAATCTCGACTTCACAGCTGAATTCGAAGTGACCGGGGACTGACTTGACGGTCAGCGTTTCCGATCCCAGTTTATAATCATCAGGTTGCAGCAGTTTTCCATCCACGCGCAGCTCGATCAGTGTCAGCTCGACTCCGTCGAGAACCAGTTCGTTGCCTTTACCGGTCGCTGTGCGGCGCATCTGCAGCCGGCTGATGACCCGGGCCCGGCGCGCTTCGAGATGAAACACCAGCTCCGTTTTCGTGATCTCGTAGGCAGGTGGCTGATAGTCTTTTAAGTACTTGCGCAGGTGCTGATCGGTTTTCATTTCGGAAGCCTGAAAAGAGGTCGCATAAGTGTACCCTAAGGAGTATCATTCGCGGCATTTTTCATCACCGGAGATTTTTTAAATGACGGTTGAACGCACTCTTTCAATCATTAAACCCGACGCCGTTGCCAAGAACGTTATTGGCGAAATTTACAATCGCTTCGAAAAAGCCGGCCTGTGCATCATAGCGGCCCGCATGGAACACTTGAGCGCCGAGAAAGCGGGTGAGTTTTATGCAGTGCATAAGGAGCGGCCTTTTTACGGCGACCTGGTCGAATTCATGACCTCGGGACCCGTCATGGTGCAGGTACTCGAGGGCGAGGACGCGATCGCGAAGAACCGCGAGGTTATGGGTGCTACCAACCCGGCTGATGCCGCGCCCGGCACGATCCGCGCAGATTTTGCACAAACGGTCGATGAAAACGCGGTGCACGGTTCGGATGGAACCGAAACCGCCAGCGCAGAGATCGAATTCTTTTTCGGTAGCGACGGTATCTGCCCGCGCACCCGGTAACAGTCTTTAACAATCCGCGGATTCAGGGTCAGCCGAAACCTGGCCTGCGTGGATTGCCTGGTGCTGCCACCAGGCGGGCAAATCGGCAATCGAGTCGAGTACGGCATACGGTT is a window of Gammaproteobacteria bacterium DNA encoding:
- the ndk gene encoding nucleoside-diphosphate kinase codes for the protein MTVERTLSIIKPDAVAKNVIGEIYNRFEKAGLCIIAARMEHLSAEKAGEFYAVHKERPFYGDLVEFMTSGPVMVQVLEGEDAIAKNREVMGATNPADAAPGTIRADFAQTVDENAVHGSDGTETASAEIEFFFGSDGICPRTR
- the pepN gene encoding aminopeptidase N, whose translation is MKTDQHLRKYLKDYQPPAYEITKTELVFHLEARRARVISRLQMRRTATGKGNELVLDGVELTLIELRVDGKLLQPDDYKLGSETLTVKSVPGHFEFSCEVEIDAAENTRLEGLYLSNGNFCTQCEAEGFRYITYYLDRPDVMSVFSTEIHADKSTYPVLLSNGNRVDGGQTDDRHWVSWHDPYPKPSYLFALVAGDLACIEDRFTTRSGWEVQLQIFTEHHNRDKCDHAMRSLQKAMRWDEEVYGLEYDLDLYMIVAVDDFNMGAMENKGLNVFNTKYVLANSHTATDDDYLAIEGVIAHEYFHNWTGNRVTCRDWFQLSLKEGLTVFRDQEFSADMFSRAIQRISDVRGLRNHQFSEDAGPMAHPVRPASYQEINNFYTATVYNKGAEVVRMMHCLLGAENFRKGMDLYFERHDGQAVTTDDFRAAMQDASGINLARFQRWYEQSGTPRVEIKRDYDSKTGVLSLTVIQSAGTTKGELNRAFHMPMRLALFDPEGHPMPLDEAGTKEQIVDIKEPETLLQFNDMPPGIMISAFRGFSAPIILTTDLDDDELARLMVFDSDPFNRWEASQQLASRVMLAMLDREDDQWSLLQQPLLAAFADVLERSPMDRALVAEMLVLPGERYIGEMLEQVDVHRVRLVRETLKREIAAHNEDRMLTHYRDCIDTGEYRLDPDAIAGRRLKNACLAYLLHLERSDYFECCKAQFAQASNMTDQIACLQIVVHYRHELRDQIVTQFYQQWKDTPLVVDKWFSVLGSSSLENALDEIKPLFDHSAYTLANPNRARSLLGSTIANSTAFHRADGAGYALAAQKILELDAINPQVAARLANPFVHWRKLVAQQGQLMKSQVENMLADKEMSNDLNELLTTSLKD